GCGGTCGAGGAGATCAAGGGCGAGGACAACGTCAACGGCGTGCGCCTGAAGAACCTCAAGACCGGCGAGGTCCACGAYATGCCCACKGACGGCGTGTTCATCTYCATCGGGCACATTCCCAACACCGACTTCGTGAAGGGCGCGGTGGCGCTGCGYGAGGACGGCTACGTGGAAGTCACCGAGGAGATCTACACGAGCGTGCCGATGCTGTTCGCGGCCGGCGACGTGAGCGACTACGTGTACCGCCAGCTCGCCACGAGCGTGGGGGCCGGGACCCGCGCCGCCATGACCGTCGAGCGCTCGCTGGCCGCTCTGGGTGACGAGGGCGAGGGCGAACAGGGCGGCGAGACGGCCGCCGACTGAGCCCGCTGCTGCCCGGTTCCCACCCCCATTGCGGGGTTGGGGACCGTTTTCATGTGGGGTTTCCGGTACGCTGGGGGAGATGCGCCACTTTTCGATGTTGGACCGGTTGCGCCGCCGGTTCCAGGGATATGTGGGCAAGTTGCGCCGCCTGGCGCGCAGTGTCCGCGAAGCTGACGCCTTCCCCGACGACCGCTGGGCGACCTCGCTGCTCACGCCCGCCGAGGCGCGGGTGTATCTGGGCATGGACGCCCGCGACCGTGAGCACGCCTGCCGCGTGACCCGTCACCTGCTGCGCGACCATCCCCAGGCCGGGGCGGAGCTCGTGGCCGCCGCGCTGCTGCACGACAGCGGCAAGAGCGTGCGGCCCTACCGCGTGTGGGAGCGCGTGCTCGCCGGTCTGGTGCCGCAGAGGCTCGCCGTCCTTCTGCCGCCCCTCGGCGCGCTGGGGGTGCGCGCAGCCCATCCCGAACTCGGCGCGCAACTGCTGGCGCACGCTGGTGGGCGGCCCCGCGTCGCGCAGCTCGTGGCGCGCCACCACGCCTCGGTAGGTGATCCCGAGGCGGCGCTGCTGCACCACTACGACGAGCTGGAATAGGGGAGGGGTGCGCGCGGCCGGCCTAGCGGCTTCCCTTCACGATGCCCGGTAGAGCGTCCTGAAGCCGGTGCATGGGCAGGCCGAACGTGCTTCGCGCCGGTTCGTTGGGCGCGGTGTTGCCCGCCTTGAGCATGGCGTACTGGTCGGTCGTGATCGGCGGTTTGGGCAGTACGCCCATGAGCGGCACGGCGAGGTCCATCAGGGGCAGGGGGACCGGCACGACCGGTTTGTTCTGCCCAAGCGCGCGCTGCTCCTCGTCAAGCAGTTGTCGGAAGGTGAATTCCTCGGGGCCGGTCAGGGCGTAGGTCTGCCCCACGGTCCCGGGCCGTGTCAGGGCGCCGACAAAGGCCTGTGCCACGTCCGCGACGCTGACGGGACGGAAGGGGAACTTGCCGTTCCCGATCTGGGGGACAATAGGCGCGGTGGTCACGAGTTCCTTGAGCACCCGTCCGAAGAAGTCGTCGCCCGGGCCGAAGATCAGGCTGGGCTGGAAGATGGTCCAGTCCAGGCCGCTGGCGCGCACCAGGGCCTCGGCCTCGCCCTTGGTCGCCGAGTAGCGGCTTTTGCTGGCGGGGTCGGCGCCCAGGGCGCTCATGTGCAGGTAGCGCGCGCCGCGCGGCGTGGCCGCCAGCATGTGCCGCGTGCCCTCCACGTGCGTGGCCTGGAAGGTCTGGTCCTTCGTCTGGGTGATGATGCCCACGAGGTGGATCACGGCGTCGGGCTGCGCCTGCTGGACGGCCCGCAGCGCGCTGGTGGCGTCGGTCACGTCGAGTTTCAGGCCCTGGGCCGCACCGACCGCTTCGCCCCGGCGCGACCCCGCGAAGACGGTGTGTCCCTGCCGCAGCAGCTCGGCCACGACCGCCCGGCCCACGAAGCCGCTCGCCCCACTCACCAGTACCCGTAATCCGGTCATGGGCCACATTCTGGGGGCCCTTCGGCGTCCCCGAACGTAAGCGGAGCGGATATCGTAGCCTGTGCGCGGCGTGTCTCAACGCTTCCTAAGCACCCTCTAAGCCACCCGGCCCACGATTTTTGCGGGGGTCCTCGCTTATGCTCCGGGGCAAGATGGCTTTCGATCCACGCGCCCTGTCCGCCCTCGACTTTCCCCGTATCCGCGACGCCCTCTCCGAGCGCAGCGCGACCTCGCTCGGTACCGAGCGGGCACGCGCCCTGAGCCCCTCGGACGATGCCGGCCGCATCGCGCGGGAACTTGACGAGGTGGAAGACGCGCTGTTCGGCGTCAGTCTCTCGCTGGGCGGGATCCAGGACATCCGCGAACTGCACGCACGGGCGGGCGAGGGCCGTGTGCTCTCGGGCCAGGAACTGCTCAACGCCGCGTATTCGCTCGACGGCGCCATGACGGTGGGCCGCGCCATCCATACCAACTCGCGCGGGCCGCTGCGGGAGGTGGGGCTGGGGCTGGGCGACCACAGCGACCTCGTGCGCCGGACCCTCTCGG
The DNA window shown above is from Deinococcus sp. Leaf326 and carries:
- a CDS encoding complex I NDUFA9 subunit family protein; this translates as MTGLRVLVSGASGFVGRAVVAELLRQGHTVFAGSRRGEAVGAAQGLKLDVTDATSALRAVQQAQPDAVIHLVGIITQTKDQTFQATHVEGTRHMLAATPRGARYLHMSALGADPASKSRYSATKGEAEALVRASGLDWTIFQPSLIFGPGDDFFGRVLKELVTTAPIVPQIGNGKFPFRPVSVADVAQAFVGALTRPGTVGQTYALTGPEEFTFRQLLDEEQRALGQNKPVVPVPLPLMDLAVPLMGVLPKPPITTDQYAMLKAGNTAPNEPARSTFGLPMHRLQDALPGIVKGSR
- a CDS encoding NAD(P)/FAD-dependent oxidoreductase, which encodes AVEEIKGEDNVNGVRLKNLKTGEVHDMPTDGVFIXIGHIPNTDFVKGAVALREDGYVEVTEEIYTSVPMLFAAGDVSDYVYRQLATSVGAGTRAAMTVERSLAALGDEGEGEQGGETAAD
- a CDS encoding HD domain-containing protein, yielding MRHFSMLDRLRRRFQGYVGKLRRLARSVREADAFPDDRWATSLLTPAEARVYLGMDARDREHACRVTRHLLRDHPQAGAELVAAALLHDSGKSVRPYRVWERVLAGLVPQRLAVLLPPLGALGVRAAHPELGAQLLAHAGGRPRVAQLVARHHASVGDPEAALLHHYDELE